ACCACGAGGCAGCTGATTGAATTGTTTTTCTCATCCCAGGCGGGCGGCCACTGCAAGAACATCCCTACCTTGGAGTATGGCTTCTTAGTGCAGGTTAGACCTCAAGGAGATATGAGTATCTGCTGGTAGCTGGCAGTGACAAGGGGTGGGGCCCACAGTGCATTGTTGTGCTAGGACAGGTTTAGCCAATCATAACTGCAGTACATAATTGTAGTTTTGTGAGAATTCTGCTGCCAAAGTCTTTATTCCTTAATATGGCAGTTCTTCAGGGAGTGTTAACTGGGAACACCACTTTTCTCCGAACAGATAATGAAGTACTCGGAGCAGAGGATCCCCACACTCAACGAGTACTGTGTGGTGTGTGACGAACAGCACGTCTTTCAGAACGGATCCATGCTGAAGGTATCAGAGATGAGAAAgagaaacatactgtatagcCTGAGAAACCATTCtatattggtttaaaaaaaaaaaaaaaaaaattatgaaaagcatgtttgtgttgttttaatCTCTCTAATAACCCTGTTAATGGTAAATCCACTGATCATAGTGGATTTTCTGCAACCGTAGTTTGGAGGGAGCAAGataaagagtgagagagagagagagtgtcagtatgtgtgtgcatgaatgtTTTTGTGTAGATATGTAGTACACATTGAAATGACTGTATTTTTATACCTCTTttgtctgtacgtgtgtgtgtgtgtgtgtgtgtgtgtgtgtgtgttttatatatagCCGGCTGTGTGCACCAGGGAGCTGTGTGTGTTCTCCTTCTACACTCTGGGTGTGATGTCCGGAGCTGCAGAGGAAGTGGCCACCGGAGCAGAGgtgacaacaacacaacacatagTATATGATATGATTCagattatttgtatttttcccCCCCTCCAATAATGCATTCTTATTTCCCCCAAATTCTCTTTGGATTTTAAATTAAAGGATGACAGTCTAACGTATATGTAAGAAAACCAAAAGACAAGCGTCAAACACTGACACACGTCATGACGTTCATTTCTGATTATTTGTAGTTTCTACATGGTGTCGGAACTGAGGCAGGTTCTTCTTAATAAGAGCATCAAAATGAGCCGATGACAGCATCACATAAAGGCAGAAAATGTTAATGTAAAATCACTCTCTCCTCAGGTAGTGGACCTACTTGTGGCTATGTGTCGAGCTGCTCTCGAGTCTCCCCGTAAGAGCATCATCTTTGAGCCTTACCCATCAGTTGTTGACCCCAACGATCCCAAGACTCTGGCCTTCAACCCAAAGGTCAGCATCCTCACTGCTATAATCGTGATTAGTAATTAAGTCAATACGCACATTTCATTCCAAGATGACATATCCATTTGTGAAACACAACTCCTACACCTCTTACTGCAatgagtattttcttttttcaaaggaCACATTTAGAAATCATAACAATATTTATGCAAACCTTTTACCTCTACAAGTGATTTTAGATGTCTGTATGTTGTTCCCTCTCTCATTGCATACAATGGATGTTTGGCTCAACCGATGAACACAGAAGAAGAATTATGAGAGACTGCAGAAAGCATTGGACAGCGTCATGTCCATTCGAGAAATGACCCAGGTACAAGGAAGAGATGGGAGGAATAAATCGAAGGGCCACATTACAGTTAGGCTTGATGTATAATGTTTAAGATATaatctaaagttttttttagtttatgtAAGCTCATCACTCTATGTCCACCTCATAGCTGAAAATGTCCATTGCAAAGTCCTGTATTAAGTGGACTGTTTGAGCAGCATGGGTGGGGTCTTTGTTTGCTGATTAGTTTATCTTCTCTATTGCTCttctttaatctttttttttatattacttgTTTACCCGATGTGGCTTGACTGCATCTGTACTATCTATAAAACACATCATAAGACTGTATCTGAACACTTGCTCATTTGGctttgagaaagaaaaaaaaaaccctgaaaaCTGAAACACATTCTTGTGTGCTTTTCCAGGGCTCATATCTAGAGATCAAGAAACAGATGGACAAACTTGACCCTTTGGCCCATCCCCTGCTACAGTGGTGAGTAAAGAGTATCCGTTCCAAAAATGGGTTAACTCTGCTTTGTGTGTTAAAGTAATAATCTCAAAcaattcattttattaaatgtcTGTTATGTCATATAACGAGCGCACAGTCTCTGCACAGTGATGCAGAGACTGTAGGCGGAGCTAACGCAAAAGACTTGCTTTTCAACTCACTTGTGTGTGAAGCAATTGACAACTGACGTCACACACTATTTGGATCTCTGGGAAAGTGAGATCCAAAAACAATTATCGCCATAGGTGCCACAAATGAGAATGAAATGGAGATCTTTGAGATTTGACttaatttcagaaaataatataGCGCACTGCCAACAACAACACTGAGACACTTGAGTAGAACATTGctgttgttaatgttattagttacaccCGTGTTTTTCGTACTTTGACAAGTCAATCTGTCTGCTGGGAAAAAGTCCTATTGTGGTTTAAGCAAAGTAGTAGCCATGGCTGTAGCAAAAAGGTTATTATTATAAAGAGGTTATTATTATAACCTCTTTGGCCGTAGCCAGCTATGAGGTCACTGAGGTCCAGACCTCAGGAATTTTTTCCTAAGAAACCCACTGTACCTGTGCATCTGAATGACGTAAAACCACTTGAAACTGACGGCTATCCACTGacggcgcacacacacacacacacacacacacacacacacacacacacacacacacacacacacacacacacacacataaaatactACAGTATCAAaggtaaaagtactgattatgcagaatggctccTATTTAAAGTGTTACATTATtatacaatattatattatgcagttttttttatcacaaacaaatacaatgtaaaaagtaactaagcttcaaataaatgtagttgagtaaaacgtacaatatgtccTTTTATGTAGCGGAGTAGCAGTAgcaaaaaaggaaatgcaaGTACCAAAAAACTGTACTTAGgaacaatacttgagtaaatgtagttacAAATTGTGCAGCTTTATTAAAGGTGTTTTGCCGACAGGTTCCTCGGCATGTATTTAATTATAGATAATGAGTTTGTGTGTAGTCTATAGCTTAGGTTGTGTTTGTAGGTGTCATTTTGGTATGACTTTTGCTCGTTCAGAAATGCCATAAATAAGCTCCATTTCTAAGAAAAAGTTCTGAACCTCACTAAGCTCTTAACCTTGGTTACGGCCGTGGCTGTGGCTGGTACTTTAAATTCTGTTGTaccttaatttatttatgtttcgatcttctctctgtctttttgcaGGATTATTTCCAGTAACAGGTCTCATATCGTCAAGCTGCCTCTGAGTAGGGTAGGGAACCAGAATGACATCCCCTCAAGTGTCCTATATCAAATTAATTTCTTATTACTGCATTATTATGTCATTGAATGGTTCATACTCActctgtatctgtctgtttgtctctctcttgctctcacTTACTCCCGTATGATCTCATTGTGATAGCAACTGAAATTCATGCACACCTCCCACCAGTTCCTGCTGCTCAGCAGCCCCCCGGCAAAGGAGGCTCGTTTTCGCACTGCCAAGAAGCTATATGGCAGCACCTTCGCCTTCCAGTGAGTCCACTTCATTCCCCTCATTACCTGACACATCATTCATAGAATCGAAACTTAATGTTTTTATCGAATGGCTACTTTGGAGCTTATAGCTCGTAAAGCTACAGTTACAGAGTTGAAATCATTTAGGCTgttataaaatatcagaaaacaaTTTGTTGTTATTATATTCTTAAGCTTGTAGCTGTTGGGCAAATATAATTTGAGAAATCACTTACTGTAAATAATTGATCTCCAATCAAGCACAGTCACTAAAATACATGCATAATTAAGCGTTACAGCGGTACACTCTGTCAAACACGAACACGTCTCAGTGTCTCGCCTGGTCATTATGTTGCGGATGGAGGAAGCACTCCAGCAGATTTTTATGGAACCATAACAAACGGCAAAGAGCAGTGGCCATTCTCTTGGACTTAGAAACCACCTTGCTTAGCCAGCACATGGAGCCAGCAGTATCTGTGAGATCGAGATTTGTACTGTAGCAGATGGGGCTTTGCTGAATATTTTAGATACACACAGCCCATCTGGGCACTCGCAGGGTGCAGCTAACACATGAGCAGTGCCTACAGTCTCTCTTCATTCTGGTTAATACTACAAATTGAATCATTCTCAACAGGAAATGCCAAATTTGTATGTAAGCTTGGCTGCCATCATTTTATACTGACATAAATAGAAACATAGAACATATAAATACATGTTTGGAGTCAGTTTAATGCCAAAATGCGAGATTTAGACGGGAATCCACACTCTGATTAAGTGAAATTAAGAACTGATCCGTTTATATATTAGACTGTGGGAACAAGAACTCTATACTGATTTGAAAATAGTTAAAAATAACAGCACCCATGACACTACTGTgactgttgtattttatttgaagACCGTCCAGATAACTGCACTGGGAGACATATTTAAATAACCCATCCTGTGCTGAAAGACAGCAGTGATGGGTTGTCATCTTTGATCTTCATcgtttaatacttttttttttagtactgAATGCTATAAATTTCGAGTACTGTGATGATGTAACAGAATGTCCCAAAATGTCCTTGCACAAATTGTATAAATAGATGACTACAGTGAGCTCCTTTGAGGGTTGGCAGAAGAGAGCTTGAAAATTTCTAATTCTAggttttataaaatattttgtgtaatgataaaaagtaaaaagctgtACTGGTAATatgacacattttgttaattagttttttacagtaataattcaagacattttcaaattcaGTAAATAATATCATAATAATGAATAATAGTAAATGTCCAATCAAAGGTCCCAGACAAAATGTGCCGCAGTGTTATTTAACAGCATGGATCTGGCCCACTACGCATCAGTGGATCCACGCTGTCATTATATTCACAcagcactttgttttatctcttCTTTCttatctctccctctttctacACTTGCTCTAGTGGTTCCCATATAGAGAACTGGCACTCTGTTCTGAGAAATGGACTAGTCAATGCCTCTTATACCAAACTGCAGGTACGTAACCCTGGCAGTTGGCTGGAATTTACGAAGCATCTCCCCTCGGACAGTGAACCTGCTCTCTGACAGAGCAGGCTCGCTGTCCGGCTGATTCATTTTTGCAGTTAATGGATGCCAGCTTCCCTCTCGTCAGCTTTGCAATTGGCATTTTAGCGAGCGGGGCACACTGGCAGGTTTTCCTGGCCAATGTTGGCGGCTTTCTGCCACCAACAGCAGCAGACAGCACGTCTTTTCCTGCTGTGGGACAAAGAGAGGGGGCTGTGGTGTCAGCTGTGATGACAGGAGGCTGCCTGTGTGCCCTGTTGGGGTGAACCACCTAGAGCACTGAGTAGGCTAGGTCTGAAGCTGAAGAATGCAAAGGACAAGCTCCATGGTAGTGAGTATAGACTTCCTGTGGGTGAATAAGGAGGGCTTCCATAAAAGGTCAGTGACTGGCACCACTCATTATCTATTCAGACCTGGGTCAAACAGTAGCCTCAAAACCCTTTTGTGCATGAATAATGACAAGCTCAGTCAggaccccaccccccaccccccccaaagtgtttttattcttatttaggcatgaaaaaattataaaattaacTTCATTCTATTTTAAACACGCATTTTCCAAAGACTTGTTCACCTCCACAGGTAGACTGCATGCGTTTCAAGTTATTAaaatttagaaatatgtatttaacACTAGAAAGGCCAGCATTCCATTTACTCCTAAAACTGCTGAGCGGGTAATATTTAACTGCTGCCGAAACAGCATCAGCACTTGCAAAATATGGCATTTCTTGAAGCAGTTAAGttcatttttatctttttttttttttaaccctaagtctatttttttttttttaaatgagtacGACTTGACAAAGTTACTATTTAAAAGTCAGTTTATGGTCTTTAGGCTCTTTTATTACagatcaaaacacacacacacacacacacacacacacacacacacacacactacgctctcAGTACATGCTCCAGTTGTAGACACTTCCGTCCCGTATTGGTTGAGCCGACACAAAAGAATATAAATATTTCTAATTACTTCAGCTAGTGCAGTAGGGTAACGTTAgaaactgctaacgttacacgAGTTATGCCTAACTAGGATGTGTAACATTATCACTGGACCATAATTGAGGCACCTGTCCGACAGCGTTGATACGGGCGAGCTGGGCGCTCCATGAAgggccattaaaaaaaaatggggcAAGGGTCTCCTGCTATAAAAGTATTGGCAGGATATTACTGAGCCGCTAAGCATGGTAGATCCTAAATCGGATTTGCTAGAATGGTCAAcgtagttaggtttaggcatgggGAGTGAGAATTGGTTATGGTttagggtaagaataccagggtTAGGCAGAATAAGGTGGGCCAAGAGGCATGTCCTTTGACGTCAACACGTCTCGCAGAtccgatctagcatctaccGCTTAGCATGCGTGACTGTCTGTCAGCCATCTTGGATTTGTGAAATTTGTGATGCGCTTAACAGCAGCTGGACAGTGGGAAGCAGTGTGTGGAATGACAGACTATTGTCCACTGTGGTGGCTGATTATTATACCATCAAAACCCATGCATATGCAAAGAAATGGCTTTTGAATAGCTGCCAATGTAGCAACCACTATGCGTGAACGTGTTAAAGAGTTCTTTTATACCTAATTGATACCAGATGAGTATGATTGACCAAATCATGACCATAAAGATAGTTTTAAGGAAAAAGCAGAAAACCATACCTTCTTTCAAAGTGTCTTCACTCAGGTCTGCATCCATCTACATCTTTATATTGTTTTACCAAGGTTGTTGTTGCACTCTGTGACCCAGGTCTGTAAAAGATAAATAACAAGAAGTGAGCGCTAGAGAGTGAAGAATTGTCTAATTTGCACAATACTGCAGATAATGACTTCTTGTAGATACAGCGGCATGTCCTGAAAATAGATGAAACACAATTAAATGTGAAATCTAAAGCATCTTTGAAATGTTCACGTCGGCCGTGATTGCTCCATCATGCTGATGTGTGTCATTTATGCCTTCTTTGTTCTCCGACTTTTTGAACTCTCCAGCTTTGATCTCGCCTCAGTGCTCATctgcctcctctttctcctctccgcCTTCCTCTGTCATTGTGTTTCACAGGAGTAGGACTGAGTCCGCCTCCAGCTCCAACCATCACACAAAACCTCTCGTCTATTGTtccttttgatttcttccagATGTGCCACTTCCTGACCTTCGTCTCCTTCACATTTCATTCCCAAACTATCAAGTTCCTCTTTGTTCTTCCTCTCGTTTTTCCGCTGGTTTCACTTAGGCTTATGAGCACCATCTCACACCTGtggtccttttttgtttttcctcattgTGGACATTCTTGTGTGAAGGCTCGTCCTCATTATCAGTCATCCTCACACTTTACCATCTTTACCTTCAAGCCAGCGTACATGGTCTCATTTCTCATGTCAGCATCGCTTGAACACCTCAACATTTTATACACAAATTTCATTCACAAAATTCAAGAGCATCGTATTCTCTTCTGTGGACTACATTATGTTGTAAGCAGAAAATCTGTTGGTGACTGTGTGGGTTACAGGAGTTGTTTCAGATCACTGGAATAATAAAActatcttttctttcttttgctctttGGCTCGCCATCCAccgatttttgtgtgtgttgtgtgtgtgtgtgtgtgtgtgtgtgtgtgtgtgtgtgtgcgtgtgtgtgtgtgtgtgtgtgtgtgtgtgtgtgtgtgtgtgtgtgtgtgtgtgtgtgtgtgtgtgtgtgtgtgtgtttgtgcttggtTGGTAGGGTTTGCCAAATAAACTGTCACCGAAACATGTAAAAACACTGACTTATACATGCTTTCCCGTGATTTAACTACAGTAGGACTGGTATCTAttgcagtgagtgtgtgtgtgtgtgtgtgtgtgtgtgtgtgtgtgtgtgtgtgtgtgtgtgtgtgtgtgtgtgtgtgtgtgtgtgtgtgtgtgtgtgtgtgtgtgtgtgtgtgtgtgtgtgtgtgtgtgtgtgtgtgtgtgtgtgtgtgtgtgtgagagagagagtgaggttGTCCTGTGCAACTGCTCAGTgacccttccttccttcctgcttTTTTCAAACCCAAGCTGCATGGGGCAGCGTATGGAAAGGGGATCTATCTGAGCCCCATCTCCAGCATATCTTTTGGATACTCAGGTAGGAACAGCTCATTCCTCGCCACtcagccccccccccaaacactCTCCCTTTTATTCCATGTTGACTGAGTACGCTCTGTTTGTAACATGGCCTGATAACATCCTGGAACACTTCACTCTCATATGTGGGAGCTGTCTTCCATGCTATCCTATTGTGCtgctctgtgttgtgtgtccatTTTTGGGTGCTGGACTTGGGCCTCTGAGCTTGTGTGCCGCCTATCATACCATACATTATGTCGTGGCTGTGTAAAATGGAGCTGTCagtggatctgtgtgtgtgactttgtacTTTGTTGGCTTAAAATATTACTTTCATTTTCTGGGATGGGGGTGAAGAGACATTTAAACTAAACTTGAAGTACTTACCTTACTCCCCCCTTGTGTATTTCCACTAAACACAATTTCAGAGGTTGGTTTTGAGGTTTCCGACTGTGATTGTGGTGCtgattatgaaaatgttaaGAGGTCAGCAGGTTGAAAAAGGGGCCCACCTGTTAGCATTATAACAAGCCCCTaaagtagagatgttccaatagcaataccagtatcggaaaagcctccgatactgcctaaaatgctggtaacGTATCAGTAATgtaagaaagttctgtggcgttatatattgtttgtgtttgttaatgtttcacaaagagtttaaaaacaacaatagcaatcatatcacatccaaacagggatagtagtatacagctgttaaaacgtaataaatgtatgtattttttaacacactggtatcggatcggttcTCGgaatcggaatcggtatcggtatCTCTAATCTGAAGCactggttcccaaacttttccATGTCAAGGTCCCCTAAACTGACCAAATTAAACCGCAGACCCCTATTTGATAAGATTCCATCCCCCATCCAATAGTATTTTTTgctttagatgttttattacaaagtGTATGAAACGTATTAcctaaaatagtcatacattctttcattgtgttacttatggatggaattaaaGTGAAAATATATTGTTCCCCTATTTGCTGGTGACCCCCTGGAGCACCCTCATGGGCCCCTGTGGGTTCACGGACTtcactttgggaaccactgatttaaAGTGTGCCGTTTTGATAATAAAAAGATAACAGCAGTACGTGCTGTGTCACCTTTTTGTGTCGATACTGAATGTGGCAATTCACGCTGTAATGTAatttcaaaatgttgaaatactgAGTAGCGTTTTGGAACAACCTTCATATGAAGGTTAGCACTGTGGGTAATCATTTCTCCGTACAAGGAGACCACTAGTGGAAGGTTTTTCACAGCTTGAGTGACTCAAGGTAAGGTCGTTCTGACTCAGGGTTGtttgctctctgtctgctgctTCTTGCAGGAATGGGGAAAGGACAGCACCGCATGCCCACCAAAGATGAACTGGTGCAGCGTTACAACCGCATGAATACCATACCACAGGTGAGAGAACTGGAAACATAACATCCTCACATATAAAGGtatactatatatttttaaaagatgGTTGGGCTCCACAACTCCAGAATGCCATGGCAGCAACATGGAGAGAACTGTGAGCTGTTCGGTGTATTTCAGATGTTTTGTATTCTGAGTTCTGAGGTTCCTTATGTACTGGTTCTCACTATAACACTGTACAGTGGCAGTGTTTGTAATGATCAGTGTTTGAACATTCCTCTCGGATATCCTCAGCTCAGTCAGATCGTGCCATTTACTGGTGAAACTTAACTGTTGTTTCTTTTTACAATAGAGCCGTCCAATACAATCAAGGTTTCTTCAGAGTCGAAATCTCAACTGCATCGCTCTGTGTGAAGGTAATCACAAGCAGAAGATTGCATACGTGTTAAAGCTGAGATGATAGTGAATATGTGGCATTAGTATATTCGATCAATGTACtttgatgtgtgtctgtctccaaatgaatacacattttttaaaacaacatcaaatgattatatattgaaatattatattgattaattattatattatctaATACACACTTTTAATGAATACAGTGTCTCCTTTATCAAATTTGCAAACAATTCCATAAAGGTGGATaatttaaatcaaaataaaactagcTAATGTGACTCCTGTCTTATAGCAATTATAGTAAtataatcatcatcattataataggaaaaaaaacatataaaaaataatgtgcatCAGTTAGGATAATAACTGACTTTAAGCCCTTAAGCTTTAGTGAATCTTATGTATTATATAATACCACAAACAACAGCAACACTAtatggaataataataataataataataataataataataaatatagaataacaagaaagtaaatactAACCACCATTTTCTAATTTTGTGGTGaaaaatgtttctttctttccaacAGTTATCACATCTAAGGATCTGCAGAAACATGGTAACATCTGGGTGTGTCCAGTATCTGACCACGTCTGTACTCGCTTCTTTTTTGTGTAAGTATTCCCAAAACGTTTAAACTCCTGGATAACTTCTACAGGATGAATGAATGCATAATTACCAGATGAGCTTGCATAGATACCGGGCAGCAAATATGAATCATAATAATCACACTTAAAATGCATAGTTCATCACTCAGGTtgattggttttttttttcctgctaaaCCGCACACGATGAAGGTGATTTAATGAAGAATCATGGTATATGCTGCAGTTGTCCCTCATCACTCATCATCGT
This sequence is a window from Perca flavescens isolate YP-PL-M2 chromosome 1, PFLA_1.0, whole genome shotgun sequence. Protein-coding genes within it:
- the LOC114553685 gene encoding protein mono-ADP-ribosyltransferase PARP6 isoform X2, with amino-acid sequence MDIKGQCWTDEESDGENESEQFLYGIQGSCAADLYRHPQLDADIEAVKDIYTDSAVSVREYGTIDDVDIDLHINIGFLDEEVATAWKVIRTEPIILRLRFSLSQYLDGPEPSVEVFQPSNKESFSLGLQLKKILSTFTSQQWKHLSNEFLKAQQEKRHSWFKAGGTIKKFRAGLSIFSPIPKSPSFPLIQDTVLKGKLSVPELRVTRLMNRSISCTMKNPKGELFSYPPNSQTVAVPAARAPAQITTRQLIELFFSSQAGGHCKNIPTLEYGFLVQIMKYSEQRIPTLNEYCVVCDEQHVFQNGSMLKPAVCTRELCVFSFYTLGVMSGAAEEVATGAEVVDLLVAMCRAALESPRKSIIFEPYPSVVDPNDPKTLAFNPKKNYERLQKALDSVMSIREMTQGSYLEIKKQMDKLDPLAHPLLQWIISSNRSHIVKLPLSRQLKFMHTSHQFLLLSSPPAKEARFRTAKKLYGSTFAFHGSHIENWHSVLRNGLVNASYTKLQLHGAAYGKGIYLSPISSISFGYSGMGKGQHRMPTKDELVQRYNRMNTIPQSRPIQSRFLQSRNLNCIALCEVITSKDLQKHGNIWVCPVSDHVCTRFFFVYEDGQVGDANINTQEPKVQKEIMRVIGTQIYSS
- the LOC114553685 gene encoding protein mono-ADP-ribosyltransferase PARP6 isoform X1, whose translation is MDIKGQCWTDEESDGENESEQFLYGIQGSCAADLYRHPQLDADIEAVKDIYTDSAVSVREYGTIDDVDIDLHINIGFLDEEVATAWKVIRTEPIILRLRFSLSQYLDGPEPSVEVFQPSNKESFSLGLQLKKILSTFTSQQWKHLSNEFLKAQQEKRHSWFKAGGTIKKFRAGLSIFSPIPKSPSFPLIQDTVLKGKLSVPELRVTRLMNRSISCTMKNPKGELFSYPPNSQTVAVPAARAPAQITTRQLIELFFSSQAGGHCKNIPTLEYGFLVQIMKYSEQRIPTLNEYCVVCDEQHVFQNGSMLKPAVCTRELCVFSFYTLGVMSGAAEEVATGAEVVDLLVAMCRAALESPRKSIIFEPYPSVVDPNDPKTLAFNPKKKNYERLQKALDSVMSIREMTQGSYLEIKKQMDKLDPLAHPLLQWIISSNRSHIVKLPLSRQLKFMHTSHQFLLLSSPPAKEARFRTAKKLYGSTFAFHGSHIENWHSVLRNGLVNASYTKLQLHGAAYGKGIYLSPISSISFGYSGMGKGQHRMPTKDELVQRYNRMNTIPQSRPIQSRFLQSRNLNCIALCEVITSKDLQKHGNIWVCPVSDHVCTRFFFVYEDGQVGDANINTQEPKVQKEIMRVIGTQIYSS